In one Musa acuminata AAA Group cultivar baxijiao chromosome BXJ2-5, Cavendish_Baxijiao_AAA, whole genome shotgun sequence genomic region, the following are encoded:
- the LOC135612246 gene encoding MACPF domain-containing protein CAD1-like isoform X2, whose amino-acid sequence MEDDPALTAVKNSIRALGRGFDANCDTRLLYCKGAAGSRVVEVDEQHARDLLIGDGLVVPNVSRDVKCTLESPRRESVGACGFYEMAEHFNTKALLSGNIPLGKFNSAFSFSGSKKIDAAATKSLAMDGKFIPLCKVQLTKHPSLLRDNVRAAVPRSWEPLSLARFIENYGTHVITSITVGGKDVIYVKQHISSTLSITEIKNYIQDAGDQRFSEVETRTSSGPMRMKGKAVDPFIFNSQGIYPQPLSAPYLSAKEDVTVIFRRRGGDDLVQNHVDWARTVPSAPDVIEMTFFPITSLLESIPGKDHLVRAINLYLEYKPPIEELRYFLEFQIPRIWAPVREEFPGHQRKEPVCPFLQFSIMGQKLYVSQEQVSVSRKPVTGLSLCLEGAKQNRLCIQVQHLATLPKILQPYWDTHVAIGAPNWKGPEEQDSRWFEPVKWKNFSHVTTAPIENHENFISDLSGVFVVTGAQLGVWDFGSKNVLYMKLLYSKVPGCTIRRSLWDHSPDGLVGKLKRLPSGLSTSSDESSSDSDVGRLMKFVDLSEMKKGSDDIPGHWLVTGGKLGILKGKIVLRLKYSLLNY is encoded by the exons ATGGAGGATGATCCGGCCCTCACTGCCGTCAAGAATTCGATTCGGGCCCTCGGAAGGGGTTTCGATGCGAACTGTGACACTAGGCTGCTCTACTGCAAGGGAGCCGCCGGGTCGCGGGTGGTCGAGGTCGACGAGCAGCACGCGAGGGATCTGCTGATCGGAGATGGACTTGTTGTGCCTAATGTCTCGAGGGACGTCAAGTGCACTCTTGAGAGCCCTCGACGAGAGAGTGTTGGTGCTTGTGGATTCTATGAG ATGGCTGAGCATTTTAACACAAAAGCTCTTCTATCAGGAAATATTCCATTGGGAAAATTTAATTCTGCTTTCAGCTTTAGTGGATCAAAGAAAATTGATGCTGCTGCTACAAAAAGCCTTGCAATGGATGGGAAGTTCATTCCTTTGTGTAAGGTTCAGCTGACAAAACACCCTTCGTTATTACGGGACAATGTAAGAGCTGCAGTGCCACGTTCATGGGAACCATTGTCCTTAGCAAG ATTTATTGAGAATTATGGTACTCACGTTATCACGTCAATTACTGTTGGTGGTAAGGATGTGATTTATGTGAAGCAGCACATCTCATCGACGTTATCGATCACAGAAATCAAGAATTACATCCAGGATGCGGGAGATCAGAGATTCTCTGAAGTTGAAACCCGTACAAGTTCAGGTCCAATGAGAATGAAGGGAAAG GCTGTGGATCCTTTTATATTTAACAGTCAAGGGATATACCCGCAACCGCTTAGTGCTCCGTATCTCAGTGCAAAAGAG GATGTAACTGTCATTTTTAGGAGGAGGGGAGGGGATGACCTAGTACAGAACCATGTTGACTGGGCCAGAACTGTTCCTTCGGCACCTGATGTCATTGAAATGACCTTCTTTCCCATTACTTCTCTTCTAGAAAGTATTCCTGGGAAGGACCACCTTGTTCGTGCCATTAACCTTTATCTGGAAT ATAAGCCTCCAATTGAGGAGCTACGGTATTTCCTTGAGTTCCAAATCCCAAGGATCTGGGCCCCAGTTCGAGAAGAATTTCCAGGACATCAAAGAAAAGAGCCAGTCTGCCCTTTTTTGCAGTTTAGCATAATGGGACAGAAGTTATATGTGAGCCAAGAACAG GTATCAGTGAGCCGGAAGCCTGTCACCGGCCTAAGTTTATGCTTAGAAGGTGCGAAGCAGAACCGATTATGCATTCAGGTGCAGCATCTGGCCACCCTTCCAAAGATCCTCCAGCCATACTGGGACACACATGTCGCAATCGGCGCGCCCAATTGGAAGGGACCGGAGGAGCAAGACAGCCGATGGTTTGAGCCTGTAAAGTGGAAGAACTTCTCCCATGTTACCACAGCTCCTATAGAGAACCACGAGAATTTCATTAGTGATCTCTCCGGTGTCTTTGTAGTCACTGGAGCTCAGCTTGGAGTTTGGGACTTTGGATCGAAGAACGTCTTGTACATGAAACTTCTATATTCCAAAGTGCCCGGGTGTACGATAAGGAGATCCTTGTGGGACCACAGCCCTGATGGCCTAGTCGGCAAATTGAAGAGGTTGCCGAGTGGACTATCGACGAGCTCCGACGAGTCGAGCTCGGATTCAGATGTGGGGAGGCTGATGAAGTTTGTGGATTTGTCCGAGATGAAAAAGGGCTCAGATGATATACCAGGGCATTGGTTGGTGACCGGAGGGAAGCTCGGAATCTTGAAAGGGAAGATTGTTTTGAGATTAAAGTATTCTTTGTTGAACTACTAG
- the LOC135612246 gene encoding MACPF domain-containing protein CAD1-like isoform X1, which yields MSARMEDDPALTAVKNSIRALGRGFDANCDTRLLYCKGAAGSRVVEVDEQHARDLLIGDGLVVPNVSRDVKCTLESPRRESVGACGFYEMAEHFNTKALLSGNIPLGKFNSAFSFSGSKKIDAAATKSLAMDGKFIPLCKVQLTKHPSLLRDNVRAAVPRSWEPLSLARFIENYGTHVITSITVGGKDVIYVKQHISSTLSITEIKNYIQDAGDQRFSEVETRTSSGPMRMKGKAVDPFIFNSQGIYPQPLSAPYLSAKEDVTVIFRRRGGDDLVQNHVDWARTVPSAPDVIEMTFFPITSLLESIPGKDHLVRAINLYLEYKPPIEELRYFLEFQIPRIWAPVREEFPGHQRKEPVCPFLQFSIMGQKLYVSQEQVSVSRKPVTGLSLCLEGAKQNRLCIQVQHLATLPKILQPYWDTHVAIGAPNWKGPEEQDSRWFEPVKWKNFSHVTTAPIENHENFISDLSGVFVVTGAQLGVWDFGSKNVLYMKLLYSKVPGCTIRRSLWDHSPDGLVGKLKRLPSGLSTSSDESSSDSDVGRLMKFVDLSEMKKGSDDIPGHWLVTGGKLGILKGKIVLRLKYSLLNY from the exons ATGTCGGCCAGAATGGAGGATGATCCGGCCCTCACTGCCGTCAAGAATTCGATTCGGGCCCTCGGAAGGGGTTTCGATGCGAACTGTGACACTAGGCTGCTCTACTGCAAGGGAGCCGCCGGGTCGCGGGTGGTCGAGGTCGACGAGCAGCACGCGAGGGATCTGCTGATCGGAGATGGACTTGTTGTGCCTAATGTCTCGAGGGACGTCAAGTGCACTCTTGAGAGCCCTCGACGAGAGAGTGTTGGTGCTTGTGGATTCTATGAG ATGGCTGAGCATTTTAACACAAAAGCTCTTCTATCAGGAAATATTCCATTGGGAAAATTTAATTCTGCTTTCAGCTTTAGTGGATCAAAGAAAATTGATGCTGCTGCTACAAAAAGCCTTGCAATGGATGGGAAGTTCATTCCTTTGTGTAAGGTTCAGCTGACAAAACACCCTTCGTTATTACGGGACAATGTAAGAGCTGCAGTGCCACGTTCATGGGAACCATTGTCCTTAGCAAG ATTTATTGAGAATTATGGTACTCACGTTATCACGTCAATTACTGTTGGTGGTAAGGATGTGATTTATGTGAAGCAGCACATCTCATCGACGTTATCGATCACAGAAATCAAGAATTACATCCAGGATGCGGGAGATCAGAGATTCTCTGAAGTTGAAACCCGTACAAGTTCAGGTCCAATGAGAATGAAGGGAAAG GCTGTGGATCCTTTTATATTTAACAGTCAAGGGATATACCCGCAACCGCTTAGTGCTCCGTATCTCAGTGCAAAAGAG GATGTAACTGTCATTTTTAGGAGGAGGGGAGGGGATGACCTAGTACAGAACCATGTTGACTGGGCCAGAACTGTTCCTTCGGCACCTGATGTCATTGAAATGACCTTCTTTCCCATTACTTCTCTTCTAGAAAGTATTCCTGGGAAGGACCACCTTGTTCGTGCCATTAACCTTTATCTGGAAT ATAAGCCTCCAATTGAGGAGCTACGGTATTTCCTTGAGTTCCAAATCCCAAGGATCTGGGCCCCAGTTCGAGAAGAATTTCCAGGACATCAAAGAAAAGAGCCAGTCTGCCCTTTTTTGCAGTTTAGCATAATGGGACAGAAGTTATATGTGAGCCAAGAACAG GTATCAGTGAGCCGGAAGCCTGTCACCGGCCTAAGTTTATGCTTAGAAGGTGCGAAGCAGAACCGATTATGCATTCAGGTGCAGCATCTGGCCACCCTTCCAAAGATCCTCCAGCCATACTGGGACACACATGTCGCAATCGGCGCGCCCAATTGGAAGGGACCGGAGGAGCAAGACAGCCGATGGTTTGAGCCTGTAAAGTGGAAGAACTTCTCCCATGTTACCACAGCTCCTATAGAGAACCACGAGAATTTCATTAGTGATCTCTCCGGTGTCTTTGTAGTCACTGGAGCTCAGCTTGGAGTTTGGGACTTTGGATCGAAGAACGTCTTGTACATGAAACTTCTATATTCCAAAGTGCCCGGGTGTACGATAAGGAGATCCTTGTGGGACCACAGCCCTGATGGCCTAGTCGGCAAATTGAAGAGGTTGCCGAGTGGACTATCGACGAGCTCCGACGAGTCGAGCTCGGATTCAGATGTGGGGAGGCTGATGAAGTTTGTGGATTTGTCCGAGATGAAAAAGGGCTCAGATGATATACCAGGGCATTGGTTGGTGACCGGAGGGAAGCTCGGAATCTTGAAAGGGAAGATTGTTTTGAGATTAAAGTATTCTTTGTTGAACTACTAG
- the LOC135582503 gene encoding transcription elongation factor TFIIS-like — protein sequence MDKEMLETFEAAKKAADVAAEAGGGSPEVDRCLDALKRLRSLPVTTQDLVETQVGKRLRYLTKNHHSKIQVEASALLEFWKNVVIQETSNSKKNGGSENKNLVKNIKSERPEGVKVDKTSRAGPVTMDVISTSESSKFIKKDRERGMNAEIAKSERDKTEKNGGNESGVHSVNAVRITKGDHQAAATKKSSAGPPRLTTMIKCNDPMRDKVRELLAEAFSKVSSETNEDERDEVRNISDEVDACDPIRVAVTVESVMFEKLGRSNGSQKLKYRSIMFNLKDGNNTDLRRRVLLGEVKPEKLIIMTPEEMASDKRKLSNKQIKEKALFECERGGPPKATTDQFKCGRCGQRKTTYYQMQTRSADEPMTTFVTCVNCNNHWKFC from the exons ATGGACAAAGAGATGCTCGAGACCTTCGAGGCCGCGAAGAAGGCCGCCGACGTGGCGGCGGAGGCCGGAGGCGGGTCGCCCGAGGTGGATCGGTGCCTGGACGCGCTGAAGCGGTTGAGGAGTCTGCCCGTCACGACGCAGGATCTGGTGGAAACCCAG GTAGGCAAACGACTTCGCTATCtcacaaaaaatcatcattcaaagATTCAAGTTGAGGCTTCTGCCTTGTTAGAATTCTGGAAAAACGTAGTTATTCAGGAGACTTCAAATTCTAAGAAAAATGGAggttctgaaaataaaaatttggTGAAAAATATTAAATCTGAGAGACCAGAGGGTGTCAAGGTTGACAAGACTTCAAGGGCTGGGCCTGTCACCATGGATGTGATTTCAACTTCAGAAAGTTCCAAGTTTATTAAGAAAGATAGGGAGCGGGGTATGAATGCTGAGATTGCAAAGTCAGAAAGAGACAAGACTGAGAAGAATGGCGGCAATGAATCTGGAGTTCATTCTGTCAATGCTGTGAGGATAACCAAGGGAGATCACCAAGCTGCTGCTACAAAGAAGTCATCAGCCGGTCCTCCTAGGCTGACAACAATGATCAAATGTAATGATCCTATGCGAGACAAAGTTCGAGAACTTCTAGCTGAGGCTTTCTCTAAAGTTTCTAGCGAGACCAACGAAGACGAAAGAGATGAAGTGAGAAATATCTCAGATGAAGTGGATGCATGCGATCCCATCCGAGTTGCTGTCACGGTGGAGTCTGTGATGTTTGAGAAACTAGGCCGTTCCAATGGTTCTCAAAAGCTTAAATACAGGTCCATAATGTTCAACTTGAAGGATGGAAACAACACAGATCTTCGAAGAAGAGTTCTCCTTGGAGAGGTGAAGCCTGAGAAACTCATCATCATGACTCCTGAAGAGATGGCCAGTGACAAGAGGAAACTTTCAAATAAGCAGATCAAAGAGAAGGCCTTGTTCGAGTGTGAGCGGGGAGGGCCTCCTAAAGCCACAACTGATCAGTTTAAATGTGGCCGATGTGGACAGAGAAAGACTACTTACTATCAGATGCAAACCCGAAGCGCCGATGAACCGATGACCACATTTGTGACTTGCGTGAACTGCAACAACCACTGGAAGTTCTGTTGA
- the LOC135611672 gene encoding transcription factor WRKY19-like has protein sequence MLAYKETIALSLLGRQACSPGMGRHAELDSNSEHCDNRLAIDKINQAHELARQLRAVLLSSSLPAGSSAELAREILDKLMKCSASALSRLQSCCCRTCHGVGQRSREYSSEKRGRCTPIGHKRRKTHNTWCTVTSVPYDDGHSWRKYGQKDINSAKYPRSYYRCIHRKEQGCPATKTVQQEDGDAYPPQFIVAYSMQHTCRSMGASIAFAMESAPKEEASFEGSRSSRHLLPPPPSTATAANQSQTSSPSSVGDRDDTTRLSISELSWQEIMNTSPPADTWSMDSNWETVMGCFEFSEA, from the exons ATGCTTGCATATAAAGAGACAATTGCTCTCTCACTGCTTGGCCGCCAAGCTTGTTCGCCAGGGATGGGGCGGCACGCGGAGCTCGATTCCAACTCGGAACACTGTGACAACCGGCTGGCCATCGACAAGATCAACCAAGCGCACGAGCTGGCGAGGCAGCTGCGGGCTGTTCTTCTGTCGTCGTCGCTGCCGGCGGGAAGCTCGGCGGAGCTGGCGCGGGAGATTCTCGACAAGCTAATGAAGTGCTCCGCCTCGGCTCTCTCCAGGCTGCAGTCCTGCTGCTGTCGAACTTGCCATGGCGTCGGCCAAAGAAGCAGAGAGTACTCTTCGGAGAAGAGAGGTAGATGCACGCCCATCGGACACAAGAGAAG GAAGACACACAACACATGGTGCACAGTGACATCTGTTCCATATGATGATGGACATAGCTGGAGAAAGTACGGGCAGAAGGATATAAACAGTGCCAAATACCCAAG GAGCTACTACCGGTGCATTCACCGAAAAGAGCAGGGATGCCCTGCGACCAAGACAGTGCAACAGGAGGACGGCGATGCATACCCACCACAGTTCATCGTGGCGTACAGCATGCAGCACACATGCAGATCCATGGGTGCGAGCATTGCGTTCGCGATGGAGTCTGCTCCGAAGGAGGAAGCTTCCTTCGAGGGCTCCCGATCCAGCCgacatcttcttcctcctcctccgtccaCCGCCACCGCTGCCAACCAGAGCCAAACCAGTAGCCCCTCCTCGGTTGGCGATCGAGATGACACAACCCGCTTGTCCATCTCGGAACTATCATGGCAGGAGATCATGAACACATCACCGCCTGCAGATACTTGGAGCATGGACAGTAATTGGGAGACAGTGATGGGCTGCTTTGAGTTCAGTGAGGCATGA